In Ciconia boyciana chromosome 17, ASM3463844v1, whole genome shotgun sequence, the genomic stretch ATGGTCCTGACAGAGGGTGATCTGACATAACAGACTACCCTACTTCAGAACGTTACACAACCTTAAATCCACTGTTATTGATCAGAACCACCTTGCCACCAAATAACCTAGGCAATAAGTGCATCAAACACTGCTATGCTACGGTGGATCGAGGCCTAACAGTATAATCTAGTCCACAGtcaactaaagaaaaatttgcTCTGATCCTCAATGAGCATTTCTCAGGTTTGCAGGCTCCCAGTATAGACCTTTATGCTCAGATACTAGTTAAGTTCTTTCAGATAAGATGCTGTAATTCATCAGATATGAACGACAGACAGAGCATTAATTATTTGTTAATGACCTGTActccattacatttttattctctgtaagTTTTCCTGAGAAGCTCTCTGTGTTACTCAAATCTTAGACAAGTTTGGGCTTTAAGCTAAAGTTTGTGGTTATTCAAGCTAATACTTTGAACCTAGACTGTGCCTTTTAATCTACAGACTCAAATagcttcagaaatattaatttagctTCATGACATCCCAATGAGAtataaattattgtatttgtatTATCTAAGAGAAAACTTGAGGCAATAACTGTAACATAGTACTGGGCTTGACTGCAAGTCCTCTAAGGATGTTTACCAATGACATTCTTGCCTTCATCATTCCTCTTCTACTTCTGTTTCttatactaaaaaaagaaaaaagaaagaaaattatttatggGAAGGAGTACATAACTAAAAGTAACAGTTCACACTGACAAGGATTTACAACCCTCTTCATGATCTACATAAAATTATCTCAGTTTCCTTTAAGTTAGATTGCAATTTGATAGGCTTTTCCTCTACAGTATGAAATAATGCTTCTTGGCAGGCACTGTGAATCTAATCCTCCTCTCGCATAGTTCAATTACAGTTTTCCAATGAAGCAGACTACAATCTCTGTAGCAGAATCAGAATGAGGGTTTTCATAATTGTAGGGAGAATAAAATCAGATTCAGGCACAGACAGTTATTTACTAGGCTGTAACTGCTCGGATTTGGCTACTGCTATAATTTTATAATCTATGACTAATCTGTGCTTGCTCCTGTAACAATTCTCATTTGGATTTCATGGGCTGGCAGAGAGGACTTAACAGTCATTTAGTAAATTAAATCACAGATATTTAGAGCAATCTGAACTTTTGACTTGTTTCACTATACTCTGAGAAATCCATGTTAACATATCATGCTCCCCAACCAGATTTAAATCCAAGGAAGCCCAGGTGACTCTCAGCTGCCTAATGGTAAACaatctttattcttttatttaagaaacCAGTTTGAGTGGTATCTTTCAGTGCTGTGATAGTGAAGAGGCATACCTGCTGGTTGATAACTAGGGCACAAGTAAACCAATTACCACAATTTTGCCACTATGTTGTCTAACCCTGATTTGTGCAGCCACAGGCAAgatctgaggggaaaaaaaaaattcgtTCTGGGAGTTTATGTAAACTGACTAAGAGAGGATAGATTCCTGTTAGGAAAGCAGCTGATGTGTACCAACAAACTGTGGCTTGTAAAATATTGTAGTTTTTTCTCTATTATAGAGTTATACTAGCCACCACTGCTGAAATTTAATATAATtcttcacagaaacaaagactTACACAAAGATCAACTTAAAGCATCACTGGTTATAAAAAATACACTTAAGTTTATATCAacaaagaagaatttttaaacaagaaCTATCACAATCATAAATCCCTCATGGCTAGGCATTTCCTTTCACCCAGACACTTCAATGTCCAGGACAATGAAACAGTTTGCTGTTCCTAACTTgctttgcaatgttttcttctttgatcTGAACTGAGAGAGCACAAAACTTAGACAATCTGATGCACTTACTTTATTCATGACCCAGTCAGCATCTTCAATGGCTCTCTTAATAATCTGCTGGATTCGCTCAGGATTGTCTTCATCGGCATGAACTTTGAAACTCTGCAACATTCAAAGTGTTACACTGACCAGCCAACTTAACGCAACAGTTGTCAAAATAAGGATCGCTTTTAaatctcaaagaaaatatttgatgcAAACAAACTGTTGCtctgaaaaggtaaaaatatacATTGTAGCACCTGGCTGTGCTATTTCCATAACAAGTCTTGTTAAATGTAATGTCATATGAAGTATTTTACTCCTTTCGTACATcatcagcaaaaaaaccccagagaacTTCAACTCAGAACAACAACTGAAATTGTCTGGTACgttaaaaccagaaagacaCAGGACAACAGATACAATCAAAGGCATGAAACTACTTCCATATGAACAATTAGATGAGATTTACCCTGCCAGGGAGGGGATTGGGAGCAGgatatataaatttaaaaaaaatgactgatAAGGAACCAGTAAGTTTTACCACAAAAGATGTGTTTAGGTGAGTAAGGAACGATTGTTCACTTGACTAACACAAGAATTAGAGATGAAAGCCAAGGAAAATAGAAGGTTTCAgattcaaagcaaacaaaaagaaatgctccTTCACATGCTCCCAGTGTAATCCTTCAAATTCACTAATGTTTCATGCTTGCAGAAGAATAACTTTTTAAGTGCCAGGAGTTATAAAAAGTTGGTCCAACCTgtaggagaaaaacaaaaccaaaaaacaccccacaacaCTGAATTCcaccaacagaaaagaaatctgtttctcaCCTGCCTGACTGCATGTCTGTAATGCTGACGAATATTCTCTTCAGGAAGCTGCTTACAGCATCGAAGCAGGTAACGATACAACTGCAAAGAGTTCTGAACTAATTCAGCATTCGGTAGTGGGGCCATTATCAAACTTTTTagctgttgaaaataaaaaacacaaatcAAGATACCTaatgaattttattaaaaacacacaaataaaagtaattttacaacAATGAAAACAGGGCCAGCAAATTAAAGTTTAGCAGCATAACTTGAGGAAactttagaagaaaacat encodes the following:
- the LYRM9 gene encoding LYR motif-containing protein 9 isoform X1, which gives rise to MASGASGIIPPIVHGIQRLYLLKSLIMAPLPNAELVQNSLQLYRYLLRCCKQLPEENIRQHYRHAVRQSFKVHADEDNPERIQQIIKRAIEDADWVMNKILPVAAQIRVRQHSGKIVVIGLLVP
- the LYRM9 gene encoding LYR motif-containing protein 9 isoform X2, producing MAPLPNAELVQNSLQLYRYLLRCCKQLPEENIRQHYRHAVRQSFKVHADEDNPERIQQIIKRAIEDADWVMNKYKKQK
- the LYRM9 gene encoding LYR motif-containing protein 9 isoform X3; protein product: MAPLPNAELVQNSLQLYRYLLRCCKQLPEENIRQHYRHAVRQSFKVHADEDNPERIQQIIKRAIEDADWVMNKILPVAAQIRVRQHSGKIVVIGLLVP